Proteins encoded in a region of the Bradyrhizobium sp. CB3481 genome:
- the gpt gene encoding xanthine phosphoribosyltransferase, with translation MADNNSEPNAEARAGRPFPVSWDQFHRDCRALTWRLNEVGPFHAVIAITRGGLVPAAIVARELGLRVIDTVCIASYDHTSQGDLQVLKGVSADVARLGGGTGKGLLIVDDLVDTGATGRMVRQMLPDAHFATVYAKPKGKPLVDTFITEVSQDTWIHFPWDTALSYQPPIRS, from the coding sequence ATGGCAGACAACAATTCCGAACCGAACGCCGAGGCGCGGGCCGGCCGGCCCTTTCCGGTCTCCTGGGATCAGTTTCACCGGGACTGCCGGGCGCTGACCTGGCGGCTCAACGAGGTCGGGCCGTTTCATGCTGTTATCGCGATCACCCGCGGCGGGCTTGTGCCGGCCGCGATCGTGGCGCGCGAACTCGGCCTGCGCGTGATCGATACCGTCTGCATTGCGAGCTACGACCACACCAGCCAGGGCGACCTGCAGGTGCTCAAGGGCGTATCTGCCGACGTCGCCAGGCTCGGCGGCGGCACCGGCAAGGGGCTGTTGATCGTCGACGACCTCGTCGATACCGGCGCGACCGGGCGGATGGTGCGCCAGATGCTGCCCGACGCGCATTTCGCCACTGTCTACGCCAAGCCAAAGGGCAAGCCGCTGGTCGATACGTTTATTACCGAAGTGTCGCAGGATACCTGGATCCATTTTCCCTGGGACACCGCGCTGTCGTACCAGCCGCCGATCCGGTCGTGA
- a CDS encoding methionine synthase — MLFPTTIAGSLPKPEWLAEPNMLWAPWKSKGDELARAKRDATMLAVKLQEDAGVDIVTEGEQARQHFVHGFLEKVEGIDFAHKVEMGIRNDRYKAMVPQVTAPLTLKGRVHADEARVARSHTTRKLKFTLPGPMTIADTVADKYYGDKVKMAFAFAELLNAEAKALQADGVDVIQFDEPAFNVFMDEVSDWGIKALERAAEGLTCTTAVHICYGYGIKANTDWKQTLGSEWRQYEDIFPAIAKSPIQQVAIECRNSKVPLDLLALLPGKVVQAGVIDVASDTVETAEDVVKVIEAVAKFVPLSNIVATTNCGMAPMRRDIAEAKLIALGAGAKLARQKLG, encoded by the coding sequence ATGCTGTTTCCAACCACGATCGCAGGCTCGCTGCCGAAGCCGGAATGGCTGGCCGAGCCCAACATGCTGTGGGCGCCCTGGAAATCGAAGGGCGACGAATTGGCCCGCGCCAAGCGCGACGCCACCATGCTGGCGGTAAAGCTGCAGGAGGATGCCGGCGTCGACATCGTCACCGAGGGCGAGCAGGCCCGCCAGCATTTCGTCCATGGCTTCCTGGAGAAGGTCGAGGGCATCGATTTCGCCCACAAGGTCGAGATGGGCATCCGGAATGATCGCTACAAGGCGATGGTGCCGCAGGTGACGGCGCCGCTGACGCTGAAGGGCCGCGTCCATGCCGATGAAGCCCGGGTCGCCCGCAGCCACACCACGCGCAAGCTTAAATTCACCCTGCCCGGCCCGATGACCATCGCCGACACCGTCGCGGACAAATATTACGGCGACAAGGTCAAGATGGCGTTCGCCTTTGCCGAACTGCTGAATGCCGAGGCCAAGGCATTGCAGGCCGACGGCGTCGACGTGATCCAGTTCGACGAGCCCGCCTTCAACGTTTTCATGGACGAGGTCTCCGACTGGGGCATCAAGGCACTGGAGCGCGCCGCCGAAGGCCTGACCTGCACCACCGCCGTCCACATCTGCTACGGCTACGGCATCAAGGCCAATACCGACTGGAAACAGACGCTCGGCAGCGAATGGCGGCAGTACGAGGATATTTTCCCGGCGATCGCGAAAAGCCCGATCCAGCAGGTAGCAATCGAGTGCCGCAATTCGAAGGTGCCGCTGGATCTGCTGGCGCTGCTGCCCGGCAAGGTCGTGCAAGCCGGCGTCATTGATGTGGCCAGCGATACGGTCGAGACCGCCGAGGATGTGGTGAAGGTGATTGAGGCGGTCGCGAAATTCGTGCCGCTCAGCAATATCGTCGCCACCACCAATTGCGGCATGGCGCCGATGCGGCGGGATATTGCGGAGGCGAAGCTGATAGCGCTCGGCGCGGGCGCGAAGCTGGCGCGGCAGAAGTTGGGTTAA